One genomic window of Ziziphus jujuba cultivar Dongzao chromosome 4, ASM3175591v1 includes the following:
- the LOC107415366 gene encoding 2-methylene-furan-3-one reductase-like isoform X2 — MAAAAIPSVNKAWVYSDYWKTSDVLKFDESIPVPEIKEDEVLIKVVAAALNPVAYKKIHGLFKEHNPPPPIVPGTDVAGVVVKVGSQVKKFKVGVEVYGDVAEHFTEEPKKLGVLAEYTAAQEKVLALKPNNVSLVEAASLPLAIETAYEGFEIAQLSAGQSILILGGAGGVGTLAIQLAKHVFGASRVAATLSKLCVS, encoded by the exons ATGGCTGCTGCTGCCATTCCCTCTGTAAATAAGGCTTGGGTCTACTCAGATTACTGGAAAACCTCCGATGTGTTGAAGTTTGATGAAAGCATCCCAGTTCCTGAAATAAAAGAAGATGAGGTGCTGATCAAGGTTGTTGCAGCTGCTCTTAATCCAGTTGCTTACAAGAAGATACATGGACTGTTCAAAGAACATAACCCTCCTCCACCT ATCGTTCCAGGAACCGATGTAGCTGGAGTGGTGGTAAAGGTGGGAAGccaagtgaagaaattcaaggTTGGTGTTGAGGTTTACGGGGATGTCGCTGAACATTTTACGGAGGAACCAAAAAAGTTAGGAGTTTTGGCTGAGTACACAGCGGCTCAAGAGAAAGTGTTGGCTCTGAAACCCAACAATGTGAGTTTAGTGGAAGCTGCTAGCCTTCCTCTGGCCATTGAGACAGCCTATGAAGGCTTTGAAATAGCTCAACTCTCTGCTGGCCAATCCATTCTTATTCTTGGAGGTGCTGGCGGAGTTGGAACCCTGGCTATTCAG ctTGCGAAGCATGTTTTTGGAGCGTCCAGGGTGGCAGCTACATTATCCAAGTTATGTGTATCTTAA
- the LOC107415366 gene encoding 2-methylene-furan-3-one reductase-like isoform X1 has protein sequence MAAAAIPSVNKAWVYSDYWKTSDVLKFDESIPVPEIKEDEVLIKVVAAALNPVAYKKIHGLFKEHNPPPPIVPGTDVAGVVVKVGSQVKKFKVGVEVYGDVAEHFTEEPKKLGVLAEYTAAQEKVLALKPNNVSLVEAASLPLAIETAYEGFEIAQLSAGQSILILGGAGGVGTLAIQVIIDMFSLLLNPYICIFSVLYVFSDHICVNIFYSLRSMFLERPGWQLHYPSYVYLKLSIISSFPSNIHKNF, from the exons ATGGCTGCTGCTGCCATTCCCTCTGTAAATAAGGCTTGGGTCTACTCAGATTACTGGAAAACCTCCGATGTGTTGAAGTTTGATGAAAGCATCCCAGTTCCTGAAATAAAAGAAGATGAGGTGCTGATCAAGGTTGTTGCAGCTGCTCTTAATCCAGTTGCTTACAAGAAGATACATGGACTGTTCAAAGAACATAACCCTCCTCCACCT ATCGTTCCAGGAACCGATGTAGCTGGAGTGGTGGTAAAGGTGGGAAGccaagtgaagaaattcaaggTTGGTGTTGAGGTTTACGGGGATGTCGCTGAACATTTTACGGAGGAACCAAAAAAGTTAGGAGTTTTGGCTGAGTACACAGCGGCTCAAGAGAAAGTGTTGGCTCTGAAACCCAACAATGTGAGTTTAGTGGAAGCTGCTAGCCTTCCTCTGGCCATTGAGACAGCCTATGAAGGCTTTGAAATAGCTCAACTCTCTGCTGGCCAATCCATTCTTATTCTTGGAGGTGCTGGCGGAGTTGGAACCCTGGCTATTCAGGTTATTATAGATATGTTTTCTCTGTTACTtaatccatatatatgtattttctctgttttatatgtttttagtgatcatatatgtgtaaatatattttatagctTGCGAAGCATGTTTTTGGAGCGTCCAGGGTGGCAGCTACATTATCCAAGTTATGTGTATCTTAAATTATCCataatttcttcttttccttccaaCATACACAAGAATTTCTAA